A genomic stretch from Hemibagrus wyckioides isolate EC202008001 linkage group LG02, SWU_Hwy_1.0, whole genome shotgun sequence includes:
- the dhrs7ca gene encoding dehydrogenase/reductase SDR family member 7C-B — protein sequence MHKHNSAESQMPTVLLLSVVVVVAAGIFHLYSVILQMLHKTPVQNKVVLISDSLSALGKECAKLFHKRGARLILCGKSWEKLEALAQQLVNESDPILTFPPKLIQLDFTDMEMMPDVLSDVLDCYGYLDILIINSSMKVKAPAQSLSLEMDKTVMDVNYFGPITLAKGVLPSMISRRSGHILLVNSIQGKLTVPFRTTYAASKHAVQAFFDCLRAEVQESGISVSTISHTFITSAPTTQHTTTSNSILSVLTGQKPHGISPEEMANAILQTLGSKKKEIIMAHSISKAAIYSRSLFPNFFFAVMAAGVRKATSVEQ from the exons ATGCATAAGCACAACAGTGCA GAGTCACAAATGCCCACAGTTTTGCTGCTGtctgttgttgtggtggtggcagcaggaatattCCATCTGTACAGTGTGATACTGCAAATGCTGCACAAAACACCTGTGCAAAACAAAGTAGTGCTAATAAGCGATTCATTATCAGCCCTGGGGAAAG AGTGTGCAAAGCTCTTCCACAAGCGAGGAGCCCGGCTGATCCTCTGTGGGAAGAGCTGGGAAAAGCTTGAAGCTCTGGCACAGCAGCTGGTCAATGAATCAGATCCTATTTTA ACATTCCCACCGAAATTAATACAGCTGGATTTCACAGACATGGAGATGATGCCAGATGTGCTGTCAGATGTACTTGACTGCTATGGCTACCTGGACATTCTCATCATTAACAGCAGCATGAAAGTGAAGGCACCTGCACAGTCTCTGTCTCTGGAAATGGACAAGACAGTTATGGATGTCAACTACTTTGGACCAATCACGCTGGCCAAAG GTGTTCTGCCCTCAATGATCTCCAGAAGGTCTGGCCACATTCTCCTGGTCAACAGCATTCAGGGAAAACTGACCGTTCCTTTCCGAACAACTT ATGCTGCCTCCAAACATGCAGTACAAGCCTTCTTCGACTGCCTAAGAGCTGAGGTGCAAGAGTCTGGCATCTCTGTTAGCACCATCAGCCATACCTTTATAACCTCTGCTCCCACAACCCAGCACACCACCACGAGCAATTCCATCCTGTCAG TGCTAACAGGACAGAAACCTCATGGCATTTCACCAGAAGAGATGGCCAATGCAATACTGCAAACTTTGGGCAgtaagaagaaagaaatcatCATGGCCCACTCCATCTCAAAAGCAGCTATCTACTCCCGCTCTCTCTTTCCCAACTTCTTCTTCGCTGTAATGGCAGCAGGAGTGAGGAAAGCTACAAGTGTGGAGCAGTGA